The following are encoded in a window of Limibacter armeniacum genomic DNA:
- a CDS encoding SusC/RagA family TonB-linked outer membrane protein, whose amino-acid sequence MQKLLLLLIAMLFTCGIANAQERVVSGSVTDTNGAPLPGVFVLVKEFSAGTTTDFNGNFKLSLDKDAKLLTFRSVGYMEQTVEIGNQTSFSIKLVEDVQQLGEVVVTALGVTREERSIGYAVQQVDSKDLATKDPTSVINSLQGKVAGVQIKSASGAVGGSSSMVIRGYSSLSGSNQPLFIVDGTPINNYNLGAPTSGYDLGNGAQDINPEDVASVSVLKGAAATALYGSRAANGVVIITTKSGKSRKGLGIEINTGITFDNIYITPNLQNEYAGGRSMDTFEYNPSVHGPEWEKFDGAPAIETGRDESWGPKMDGTPVLMWHSFVPESETYNQLVPLNPQSDNYKKMFDTGITTTNSIAFTGGNETSQFRMGITNINQKGIVPFTKLDKTTLSLKASSDVNRFINAFAAVNYVNQKTRRPLTGYTESGSNTSSLRTWSQRQLDPDMLRKYTYSPSLVQEVGWNMRDIGDGRLYTRWSNNPFWSMENIFAKDKKNRIYGNAGLKFKLNDALSITTTARTDHYSMEVNEQVGVGGVLGTEDAYYSEYIRTSTENNYEAIVNYNKRFNDNISVNAILGGNIRQVNARITGVNTGSDGIILDNFFNVRNAANKELGFASSIYESQINSIFASGSVGYKDMLFLDASHRIDWSSTLPVENNRYGYSAVSGSFVFSELLSNQDILSFGKLRAGYGQAGKDTDAYQLYKTYTTGNYGDYYTFNLPNQLPNSDLVNELSSEIEFGLETQFFNGRVGLSATYFDKRSKNQILDVNIPAVSGFTSTIVNAGEIQNSGVELLFNVKPIETKDFDWNLSFNIAKYNSKIIELFEGMDEYTISQGASRAWVKAEVGSSWGDLYVRNGYKYDDNGNRIVQSNGLYAKSDEPVNVGSVLPDFNGGVLTSFRYKSVSLSAQLDFVRGGMIYSNINLWGARAGTSAMTVGTNDNGMNYRDPIEEGGGYKAAGVVINETTGQYETNETYASAFTFFRDLTELPEAFVYDASYVKFRELSISYILPKKWTSQIGIPTASISLTGRNLALLHSNTDGFDPEINTTTSNAIGYESGQFPSTRSIGFKLNIKL is encoded by the coding sequence ATGCAAAAACTATTATTGCTACTTATTGCTATGCTATTCACATGCGGAATAGCCAATGCACAAGAACGGGTGGTCTCAGGAAGTGTCACTGATACCAATGGAGCTCCATTGCCAGGAGTATTCGTACTTGTAAAAGAATTTTCAGCAGGAACCACTACTGACTTCAATGGTAACTTTAAACTCTCACTAGACAAAGACGCTAAGCTACTTACCTTTAGATCTGTTGGCTATATGGAGCAAACGGTAGAGATTGGCAATCAAACTTCATTTTCTATAAAACTGGTTGAAGATGTACAACAACTTGGGGAAGTTGTGGTAACGGCACTAGGTGTTACAAGAGAGGAACGTTCTATTGGTTATGCAGTACAACAAGTCGATTCAAAAGACTTAGCAACCAAAGATCCAACATCAGTTATTAACTCTCTTCAAGGAAAAGTAGCAGGGGTACAGATCAAGTCTGCCTCTGGTGCTGTAGGTGGTAGTTCAAGTATGGTAATTCGTGGCTATTCCTCCCTATCAGGGTCAAACCAGCCTCTATTTATTGTAGATGGAACGCCAATAAACAATTACAATCTTGGCGCACCAACAAGTGGATATGACCTTGGAAATGGCGCACAAGACATCAACCCTGAAGATGTTGCAAGTGTATCAGTATTGAAAGGAGCCGCTGCAACCGCATTATATGGTAGTAGAGCAGCCAACGGTGTCGTTATCATCACTACAAAAAGTGGTAAATCCAGAAAGGGTTTAGGTATTGAAATCAACACAGGTATAACATTTGACAATATATATATCACACCAAACCTACAAAACGAATACGCTGGTGGTAGATCAATGGATACATTCGAATATAACCCGAGTGTTCATGGGCCAGAATGGGAGAAGTTTGATGGCGCTCCTGCTATTGAAACAGGACGTGATGAGAGTTGGGGACCAAAAATGGATGGTACACCCGTATTAATGTGGCATTCCTTTGTTCCTGAAAGTGAAACATACAACCAATTGGTACCACTTAACCCACAATCAGACAACTACAAAAAGATGTTTGATACGGGTATCACGACAACCAATAGCATTGCCTTTACAGGAGGTAATGAGACTTCACAATTCCGAATGGGAATTACAAACATCAACCAGAAAGGTATTGTTCCATTTACTAAGTTAGATAAAACAACCTTGTCCTTGAAGGCATCTTCTGATGTCAATAGGTTTATCAATGCCTTTGCAGCAGTCAACTATGTTAACCAAAAGACACGAAGACCTTTAACAGGTTACACAGAGAGTGGCTCTAATACCTCTTCTTTACGTACTTGGTCACAAAGACAACTGGATCCTGACATGCTCCGCAAATACACCTACTCCCCAAGTTTGGTTCAAGAAGTTGGTTGGAATATGCGTGACATTGGAGATGGTAGATTGTACACAAGGTGGTCCAATAACCCTTTCTGGTCAATGGAAAACATCTTTGCTAAAGACAAGAAAAACCGTATTTATGGTAATGCAGGTTTAAAGTTCAAACTGAATGATGCGCTTTCAATTACTACAACTGCAAGGACAGACCACTACTCAATGGAAGTAAATGAGCAGGTAGGTGTTGGAGGCGTATTAGGAACAGAAGATGCTTACTATAGCGAGTACATCAGAACATCAACAGAAAATAACTACGAAGCTATCGTCAATTACAATAAAAGGTTTAATGACAACATATCTGTCAATGCTATTCTTGGAGGTAATATCCGACAGGTCAATGCCCGTATTACAGGTGTAAATACAGGTAGTGATGGTATTATCCTTGACAACTTTTTCAATGTCAGAAACGCAGCCAACAAAGAGCTTGGTTTTGCTTCTTCTATTTACGAAAGCCAAATCAACTCAATCTTTGCAAGCGGATCTGTTGGTTATAAAGACATGCTCTTTTTAGATGCCAGCCACCGTATAGACTGGTCTTCTACCCTGCCAGTTGAAAACAACAGGTACGGGTACTCGGCTGTAAGTGGTAGCTTCGTATTCTCAGAGTTATTAAGTAATCAAGATATCCTATCATTCGGTAAACTTAGAGCTGGTTATGGTCAGGCAGGTAAAGATACAGACGCTTACCAACTCTATAAGACTTACACTACTGGAAATTACGGAGATTACTACACATTCAACCTTCCAAACCAGTTACCGAATTCAGACTTGGTTAATGAGCTTTCTTCAGAAATAGAGTTTGGCTTGGAAACACAATTCTTTAATGGTAGAGTCGGCTTAAGCGCTACATACTTTGACAAACGATCAAAGAATCAAATCCTAGATGTAAATATCCCTGCCGTATCAGGATTTACGAGTACAATTGTCAATGCTGGTGAAATACAAAACAGTGGTGTTGAATTGCTATTCAATGTAAAACCAATCGAAACAAAAGATTTTGACTGGAACCTATCATTCAATATTGCCAAATACAACAGCAAAATTATCGAACTGTTTGAAGGCATGGATGAGTATACCATTTCTCAAGGAGCGTCAAGAGCATGGGTAAAAGCAGAAGTAGGTAGCTCATGGGGAGACTTATATGTCAGAAATGGCTATAAATATGATGACAATGGCAATAGAATAGTTCAAAGCAATGGTCTTTATGCTAAATCTGATGAACCTGTCAATGTTGGTTCGGTATTGCCAGATTTTAACGGTGGCGTATTGACTTCATTCAGGTATAAAAGTGTCTCTCTAAGTGCTCAGCTGGACTTTGTAAGAGGTGGCATGATTTACTCCAATATCAACCTGTGGGGTGCTAGAGCTGGTACATCTGCAATGACTGTTGGTACCAATGACAATGGTATGAACTACCGTGACCCTATTGAAGAAGGCGGTGGATACAAAGCTGCTGGTGTTGTAATCAACGAGACAACAGGTCAATATGAAACGAACGAAACTTACGCATCTGCGTTTACATTCTTCCGTGACTTAACAGAATTGCCCGAAGCATTCGTATATGACGCAAGTTATGTCAAATTTAGAGAATTGAGTATATCCTATATACTTCCTAAAAAATGGACTTCTCAAATTGGTATTCCTACTGCATCAATTTCCCTAACAGGTAGAAACCTTGCTTTACTACACTCCAATACAGATGGCTTTGACCCTGAAATCAACACTACAACATCCAATGCTATTGGATATGAATCTGGTCAGTTCCCTTCTACTCGCTCAATTGGATTCAAATTAAACATCAAACTTTAA
- a CDS encoding SusD/RagB family nutrient-binding outer membrane lipoprotein yields the protein MKMFRYINAATIVAFLSLSSCDHFEEMNVSPNLPSEVATPGLLSSAQASIAGSFATGGFGFVGSQYTQQISQVEYPGFSNYDESGASSFGGLYAGPLINLDEMIKLCSDAEMTESLAKYGNVQNQLAVARIMKAWAYQNITDIWGDVPYSQALQGENGLFLPSYDTQEVIYNDLLKELDEASNALDASAQPRLQGDMFFNGDISMWKKFANSLKLRIALRLSEVNDSKANELINDNSFADVLSSSDDIVQLFHLESEAESNPLYYTNITANGGDEFMISEGMVDLLKSTNDPRLLVYADTTASKTDDGGYFGFPYGLSESEVDSYSASSYSQIGSYFLAQEAPSVIMTAAEVEFIRAEAAARGYISGGTATASEAYNNAIRLSMEQVGVDSEMIDDYLAQPEVQFDQNMWRQQIGEQKWVALFMQGTEAWSEWRRLDYPNLSPSPNAVISSIPRRRAYGSSEYASNSTNVEAAASRINGGDSYTSRVWWDK from the coding sequence ATGAAAATGTTCAGATATATCAATGCTGCAACCATTGTAGCTTTCCTTTCGCTCTCCTCTTGTGATCATTTTGAGGAAATGAACGTAAGTCCAAACTTACCATCTGAAGTTGCCACTCCTGGTTTACTGTCTTCAGCGCAAGCTAGTATTGCAGGATCTTTCGCCACTGGTGGTTTTGGTTTTGTAGGCTCACAATACACCCAACAAATTTCGCAAGTAGAATACCCTGGATTCTCTAATTATGATGAATCTGGAGCTTCAAGTTTTGGTGGGCTTTATGCTGGTCCCCTTATCAACTTGGATGAGATGATCAAACTCTGCTCTGATGCTGAGATGACCGAGAGTCTGGCTAAATACGGAAACGTTCAGAATCAATTGGCCGTTGCCAGAATCATGAAAGCTTGGGCTTACCAAAATATCACAGATATTTGGGGAGATGTTCCCTACTCACAAGCATTGCAAGGTGAAAATGGGTTATTCCTTCCTTCTTATGACACACAGGAAGTTATTTACAATGATCTGCTTAAAGAACTTGATGAAGCGTCCAATGCATTAGATGCTAGCGCTCAACCAAGGTTACAAGGAGACATGTTCTTTAATGGGGATATTTCTATGTGGAAAAAGTTTGCCAACTCACTGAAACTAAGGATCGCATTAAGGTTATCAGAAGTGAACGACAGTAAAGCCAATGAATTGATCAACGACAATTCATTCGCAGATGTATTGTCTTCATCCGATGATATCGTACAACTTTTCCATTTGGAATCAGAGGCAGAATCAAACCCATTATACTACACCAACATCACGGCAAATGGTGGTGATGAGTTTATGATTTCTGAAGGCATGGTGGATTTACTGAAAAGTACCAACGACCCGAGACTATTGGTATACGCAGACACTACTGCTTCTAAAACAGATGACGGAGGATACTTCGGATTTCCGTATGGATTATCAGAAAGCGAAGTAGATTCTTATTCAGCTTCTTCTTACTCACAAATTGGGTCTTACTTCCTTGCACAAGAAGCGCCATCAGTTATTATGACTGCTGCAGAGGTTGAGTTCATTAGAGCTGAGGCAGCTGCCAGAGGATATATATCTGGAGGTACTGCTACAGCTTCTGAAGCTTACAACAATGCGATCAGACTCTCAATGGAACAGGTTGGCGTAGATTCAGAAATGATTGACGATTACCTAGCTCAACCTGAAGTTCAGTTTGACCAAAATATGTGGAGGCAACAAATTGGTGAACAAAAATGGGTTGCCTTATTTATGCAAGGTACTGAAGCTTGGTCTGAATGGAGAAGGTTAGACTACCCTAACCTCTCACCTAGTCCTAATGCTGTTATTTCTTCCATTCCAAGAAGAAGAGCATATGGCTCAAGTGAATATGCCTCAAACTCTACCAATGTCGAAGCTGCTGCCAGCAGAATTAATGGTGGAGACAGTTATACCTCAAGGGTATGGTGGGATAAATAA